In Calditrichia bacterium, one DNA window encodes the following:
- a CDS encoding DUF4434 domain-containing protein: MKKITGTFIDEITFDIPPQNWGKKEWQREFEIFNEIGIDTAIIIRGGYKRHSVFPSKIVGDTHTTDLARLFLDAAHKNGVKLYFGIFDTGIFEQGKWDLWREEVAANQKFIAEVLSRYGDSPAFHGWYISHETSVFVPGIRDFYHHISNHMKDVTPEKPVLISPYYSSGVVHAENEMVRNMDEFADEWRNMLGKISSIDICAFQDGTCRLEQLPMYMETIKTVCTEAGIELWNNTETFSRDFPIKFPPTDYRRLLEKLRITSPFVEKQITFEFSHFMSPQSVWPAARNLFDRYAEALL; the protein is encoded by the coding sequence ATGAAAAAAATTACAGGAACGTTTATCGACGAAATAACATTTGACATTCCCCCGCAAAACTGGGGCAAAAAAGAGTGGCAGCGGGAGTTTGAAATTTTCAATGAAATCGGTATCGATACGGCAATCATTATTCGCGGCGGCTACAAACGCCACAGCGTTTTTCCCTCCAAAATTGTCGGTGATACGCATACGACCGATCTCGCACGACTATTTTTGGATGCGGCGCATAAAAACGGCGTCAAACTCTATTTTGGCATTTTCGATACCGGCATTTTTGAACAGGGTAAATGGGATTTGTGGCGCGAAGAAGTCGCCGCCAACCAAAAATTTATTGCGGAAGTGCTGTCACGCTACGGCGATTCGCCCGCGTTTCACGGCTGGTATATTTCCCACGAAACCAGCGTTTTTGTGCCGGGCATCCGCGATTTTTATCACCACATCAGCAATCATATGAAAGACGTTACGCCGGAAAAACCGGTGCTGATTTCGCCATATTATTCGAGCGGTGTGGTGCATGCGGAAAACGAAATGGTGCGGAATATGGACGAATTTGCTGATGAATGGCGCAACATGCTCGGCAAAATTTCATCGATCGATATTTGCGCATTTCAGGATGGCACCTGCCGATTGGAGCAATTGCCGATGTATATGGAAACCATCAAAACCGTTTGCACGGAAGCCGGGATTGAGCTGTGGAACAACACCGAAACGTTTTCGCGCGATTTTCCGATCAAATTTCCGCCGACGGATTACCGGCGATTGCTGGAAAAATTGCGCATCACTTCACCATTTGTTGAAAAACAAATTACGTTTGAATTTTCCCATTTTATGAGCCCGCAGTCGGTGTGGCCGGCAGCGCGCAATTTATTTGATCGTTACGCCGAGGCATTATTGTGA
- a CDS encoding AGE family epimerase/isomerase, with the protein MGGYFTCLNRDGSVFDTDKFIWLQARQVWLFSMLYNRLEQRESWLEIAKNGAEFLKKYGMDDNGNWYFSLTRDGKPLVQPYNIFSDCFAAMAFSQFALAANDEKAKDIAEQTFRNILRRTDNPKGKYNKIVPGTRPMINLALPMILANLTIELAWMLDKQTVDDATNMCIEQVLGKFLHPEKGILMENVSPDGELLDCFEGRVVNPGHGIEAMWFLMDIAERSGDASLIDRCITVVLNTLDFGWDAEVGGIFYFLDVRNNPPQQLEWDQKLWWVHLETLVALAMAYRLTGRADCLAWYQRVHEYSWQHFPDPQFGEWFGYLNRRGEPLLQLKGGKWKGCFHVPRALFMCMRQFESIR; encoded by the coding sequence ATGGGCGGTTATTTTACCTGCCTCAATCGCGACGGCAGCGTGTTTGATACCGATAAATTTATCTGGCTACAAGCGCGGCAGGTCTGGCTGTTTTCGATGCTTTACAATCGTTTGGAACAGCGGGAGAGCTGGCTGGAAATCGCCAAAAACGGCGCAGAATTTCTCAAAAAATATGGGATGGATGACAACGGCAACTGGTATTTTTCGCTGACGCGCGACGGGAAACCACTGGTTCAGCCATACAATATTTTCTCCGATTGTTTTGCTGCGATGGCGTTCAGTCAATTTGCGCTGGCTGCAAATGATGAAAAAGCGAAAGATATCGCTGAACAGACTTTTCGCAATATTCTCCGGCGAACGGATAATCCCAAAGGCAAATACAATAAAATTGTGCCGGGCACGCGCCCGATGATCAATCTGGCGCTGCCGATGATTTTGGCAAATCTGACGATTGAACTGGCGTGGATGCTCGATAAACAAACCGTTGACGATGCCACAAACATGTGCATCGAACAGGTGCTCGGCAAATTTCTGCATCCGGAAAAAGGCATTTTGATGGAAAATGTATCGCCGGATGGCGAATTACTGGATTGTTTTGAGGGCAGGGTAGTGAATCCCGGGCATGGCATCGAGGCGATGTGGTTTTTGATGGATATCGCCGAACGTTCCGGCGATGCTTCGCTGATTGATCGCTGCATCACGGTTGTGTTAAATACGCTGGATTTTGGGTGGGATGCCGAAGTTGGCGGCATTTTCTATTTTTTGGATGTGCGCAACAATCCGCCGCAGCAGTTAGAGTGGGATCAAAAATTGTGGTGGGTGCATCTGGAAACGCTGGTTGCGCTGGCGATGGCATATCGGCTCACCGGACGTGCGGATTGTCTGGCGTGGTATCAACGCGTTCACGAATACAGCTGGCAGCATTTTCCCGATCCGCAATTTGGCGAATGGTTCGGCTATCTCAATCGTCGGGGCGAGCCGCTGCTGCAATTGAAAGGCGGCAAGTGGAAAGGCTGTTTTCATGTTCCGCGAGCGCTGTTTATGTGCATGCGGCAATTTGAATCCATTCGTTAA
- a CDS encoding 4Fe-4S dicluster domain-containing protein: MSYGMLIDTTRCIGCEACMDACHEVHNQPDTENYELSATNFTVVKTKAINDEEIYFRQMCMHCENPSCASVCPVGALEKTKEGPVTYDPSKCMGCRYCMFACPFDVPKYQWDSRQPLVQKCDMCYDRIKEGKLPACAEACEEGATVFGERDELIGIARRRMQNDPDSYHPYIYGVTEAGGTSVLILAAFPLDQIGLKSKNFQQAFPKLTWEVMKEVPNVVSFSGVFMYGLWWIINRRMTLQKIQVEENQAVAEEEA; encoded by the coding sequence ATGAGCTACGGAATGTTAATCGATACCACCCGGTGTATCGGCTGCGAAGCGTGCATGGATGCATGCCATGAAGTTCATAACCAACCGGATACTGAGAATTACGAATTATCAGCAACCAATTTTACAGTTGTCAAAACTAAAGCGATCAACGATGAAGAAATATATTTTCGCCAAATGTGCATGCACTGTGAAAACCCGAGTTGCGCATCTGTGTGTCCGGTTGGTGCACTTGAAAAAACAAAAGAAGGTCCAGTGACTTACGACCCCTCAAAATGCATGGGTTGCCGGTATTGCATGTTTGCCTGCCCGTTTGATGTGCCGAAATATCAATGGGATTCCCGCCAGCCGTTGGTTCAAAAATGTGATATGTGTTACGATCGCATTAAAGAAGGCAAACTGCCCGCATGCGCAGAAGCCTGCGAAGAAGGCGCAACCGTTTTTGGCGAACGGGATGAGCTGATCGGCATCGCCCGGCGCAGAATGCAGAACGACCCGGATAGTTACCATCCCTATATTTACGGCGTTACCGAAGCTGGTGGCACATCTGTGCTGATTTTGGCGGCATTCCCGCTGGATCAGATCGGTCTCAAATCGAAAAATTTCCAGCAAGCATTCCCGAAACTGACCTGGGAAGTGATGAAAGAAGTCCCGAATGTGGTGTCTTTTAGCGGTGTATTTATGTATGGGTTGTGGTGGATTATCAATCGCAGAATGACGCTGCAGAAGATACAAGTTGAAGAAAATCAAGCGGTTGCAGAGGAGGAAGCATAA
- the hybB gene encoding Ni/Fe-hydrogenase cytochrome b subunit, which produces MKSQKPFRFTFWTAIFGILLILGLYATFVRFYYGLGASTNLSDKFPWGLWIGFDVLCGVGLAAGGFTMAAMVYIFNIKRLKPIVRPAILTAFLGYLLVIVALLFDLGQPLRVWHPLIMWNPHSVMFEVGWCVTCYTTVLALEFSPVVFEKLRMEKPLRWIKNITVPLVILGVIFSTLHQSSLGSLFLIVPEKLYPLWYSSLLPVHFFVTAVAVGFAMVIFESFLSARAFNKQLEKPILMEVARILVFILAIALLIKIQDITRLDKLGYLFINTTETWFYWAEVVIGLIIPMIMLAIPKIRRNDHALFGGALMVVIGFIMSRLNVSITGMEAYTQANYFPSWMEASVTLMIVAIGFAAFRFIAKNFPIFEESEPLPAVAQKVIRVNVVKKADLTKKVTAY; this is translated from the coding sequence TTGAAATCACAGAAACCTTTCCGGTTTACTTTTTGGACAGCTATTTTTGGCATTTTGCTCATCCTCGGATTGTATGCCACATTCGTCCGGTTTTATTACGGATTAGGTGCGTCAACCAATTTGAGCGACAAATTCCCGTGGGGATTGTGGATCGGATTTGACGTGCTTTGCGGCGTCGGATTGGCTGCCGGCGGTTTCACGATGGCGGCGATGGTCTATATTTTCAACATCAAACGGCTAAAACCGATTGTCCGTCCGGCAATTTTGACCGCATTTTTGGGATATTTGCTGGTGATTGTCGCGCTGTTGTTCGACCTCGGTCAGCCGTTGCGCGTTTGGCATCCGCTGATCATGTGGAATCCCCATTCGGTGATGTTCGAAGTTGGCTGGTGCGTAACCTGTTACACCACTGTGCTGGCGCTGGAATTCAGTCCGGTGGTTTTCGAAAAATTGCGGATGGAAAAACCGCTGCGGTGGATCAAAAATATAACCGTTCCTTTGGTTATTTTGGGTGTGATTTTTTCAACACTACACCAATCTTCACTCGGTTCCCTGTTTTTGATCGTTCCCGAAAAATTATATCCGCTGTGGTATTCTTCATTGCTGCCCGTTCACTTCTTTGTAACGGCTGTCGCCGTCGGGTTTGCAATGGTAATTTTCGAATCATTTTTGAGCGCCAGAGCTTTCAACAAACAGTTGGAAAAACCGATTTTGATGGAAGTCGCACGCATTCTCGTATTCATTTTGGCAATCGCGTTGTTGATAAAAATTCAGGATATCACCCGGTTGGACAAATTGGGATATCTGTTTATTAACACCACAGAAACCTGGTTTTATTGGGCAGAAGTTGTCATCGGGCTGATCATTCCGATGATAATGCTGGCAATTCCTAAAATTCGCCGAAACGATCATGCATTGTTTGGTGGCGCTTTGATGGTGGTTATCGGATTCATCATGAGCCGGTTGAATGTTTCGATCACCGGAATGGAAGCTTATACGCAGGCAAATTATTTCCCGTCGTGGATGGAAGCCAGCGTTACGCTGATGATTGTCGCGATCGGCTTTGCGGCGTTCCGGTTTATCGCCAAAAACTTCCCGATATTTGAAGAAAGCGAACCACTGCCGGCCGTTGCGCAAAAAGTGATTCGGGTGAATGTTGTCAAAAAAGCAGACTTGACAAAAAAAGTTACCGCTTATTAA
- a CDS encoding archaemetzincin family Zn-dependent metalloprotease, translating to MKVYLTFINNHFPPNWDRLAVDLQRCVPYAFAHNRLEISLKPFYSADRQQYYSTQILAELLKNMPPDGAKILGITNVDIFVPILTFLFGEAQLNGPGALISTFRLRNEFYGLPADNALLYDRTLKEALHELGHTMGLVHCQNFECVMFSSTYVEDSDIKQAQFCPACQNILGINCR from the coding sequence GTGAAGGTTTATCTTACATTTATCAACAATCATTTTCCGCCAAACTGGGACAGGCTTGCGGTCGATTTGCAGCGATGCGTGCCCTACGCATTTGCCCACAACCGGCTGGAAATTTCGTTAAAACCGTTTTATTCTGCCGACCGGCAGCAGTATTACTCCACCCAAATTTTGGCGGAATTGCTCAAAAACATGCCACCGGATGGCGCCAAAATTTTGGGCATCACTAATGTCGATATTTTTGTACCCATTTTAACCTTCCTTTTCGGCGAAGCTCAATTAAACGGGCCGGGCGCGCTGATTTCTACTTTCCGGCTGCGCAACGAATTTTACGGACTACCCGCAGATAATGCCCTGCTGTACGATCGGACGCTCAAAGAGGCGTTGCACGAATTGGGGCATACGATGGGTTTGGTGCACTGCCAGAATTTTGAATGTGTGATGTTTTCATCAACTTATGTGGAAGATAGCGACATAAAACAGGCGCAGTTTTGCCCGGCGTGCCAGAATATTTTGGGTATCAATTGCCGTTGA
- a CDS encoding sigma-54-dependent Fis family transcriptional regulator, giving the protein MKPYKILIVDDEPSVCNSLGEWFLEDGFNVETAQSGEIALQKMHGNTFDIILLDIKMPGMDGITLQKKIREIDPNIIVIIMTAFASVETAVEALKLGAFDYITKPFDPDDLSRLVRNAIKQKDLSDENVQLKDQITELRGMDEIVGTSDKIREVMEMVHTVAETDSTVLIRGESGTGKELVARAIHSHSKRRYLPIVAVNCGAIPETLLESELFGHEKGAFTGAQYRRKGRLEMAHGGTLFLDEIGDISPKMQVDLLRVIESKRFTRLGGTAEIQVDFRLVFATNKNLEKLVEEGLFREDLYYRINVFTIVIPPLRERRADILPLARHFIGKYARAMGRPQKSISPEAEAILLRHPWPGNVRELENAIERAMVVGKKPAVAAEDLPLQVNNSNHDSGETQTLEELEKQHIIKVLGEAAGNVTQAAGVLGIDRVTLYNKLKKYKISRDK; this is encoded by the coding sequence ATGAAGCCTTACAAAATTCTCATCGTTGATGATGAACCATCGGTGTGCAACTCGCTGGGCGAGTGGTTTCTCGAAGATGGATTTAACGTAGAAACCGCGCAAAGCGGTGAGATAGCGTTGCAAAAAATGCACGGTAATACCTTCGACATTATTTTGCTGGACATCAAAATGCCGGGAATGGACGGCATCACGCTGCAGAAAAAAATTCGCGAAATCGATCCTAATATCATCGTGATTATTATGACCGCATTCGCCTCGGTGGAAACCGCTGTCGAAGCGCTGAAACTGGGTGCGTTTGATTACATCACCAAACCGTTCGACCCGGACGATCTTTCCCGGTTGGTGCGAAACGCCATCAAACAAAAGGATTTGAGCGACGAAAATGTGCAGCTAAAAGATCAAATTACCGAACTTCGCGGGATGGACGAAATTGTCGGGACAAGCGATAAAATCCGTGAAGTAATGGAAATGGTACACACCGTTGCCGAAACCGATTCCACAGTGCTGATTCGCGGCGAAAGCGGCACCGGAAAGGAGCTGGTTGCCCGGGCGATCCACAGCCACAGCAAACGGCGCTATCTGCCGATTGTTGCGGTAAACTGCGGCGCGATTCCGGAAACACTGTTGGAGAGCGAGCTGTTCGGTCACGAAAAAGGGGCGTTCACCGGTGCGCAATATCGACGGAAAGGGCGGTTGGAAATGGCCCACGGCGGCACGCTTTTTCTGGATGAAATCGGTGATATTTCGCCAAAAATGCAGGTGGATTTGCTGCGCGTCATCGAAAGCAAACGCTTCACCCGATTGGGCGGCACGGCTGAAATTCAGGTGGATTTCCGGCTGGTTTTCGCCACGAATAAAAATCTGGAAAAACTGGTGGAGGAAGGTCTGTTCCGGGAAGATTTGTATTACCGGATCAACGTTTTCACCATCGTCATTCCGCCGTTGCGGGAACGTCGGGCGGATATTTTGCCGCTGGCGCGTCATTTTATCGGGAAGTATGCCCGGGCAATGGGACGACCGCAAAAGAGCATTTCGCCGGAAGCGGAGGCAATTTTACTGCGCCACCCGTGGCCGGGAAATGTTCGGGAATTGGAAAATGCCATCGAGCGGGCAATGGTTGTCGGCAAAAAACCGGCGGTCGCAGCGGAAGATTTGCCGTTGCAAGTGAATAATTCCAACCACGATTCCGGCGAAACACAAACGTTGGAAGAACTGGAAAAACAGCATATTATTAAAGTGCTCGGCGAGGCAGCAGGAAACGTGACACAAGCTGCCGGTGTGTTGGGCATCGATCGCGTAACGCTGTATAACAAGCTCAAAAAATATAAAATCAGCCGGGATAAGTGA
- a CDS encoding HAMP domain-containing histidine kinase, translating into MKKHIYRNLKLFVRTLSFKLFLVFFLIIGVLFAIYTRLNHNLQMDIFEEMVQHSAYRSGDLIKYSLHRLMLLNTRDDLDATIKTIGDEPGIEHIRIYNKEGEISFSNIDSEIGEAVDMKAEACFVCHSVEEPFKELPVELKSRVFQSPDDQHRIMGLIIPIYNDLECSNADCHAHDEDQVVLGIMDVQMSMKEMDEAITDGENEALSIGFSILLISIAMVALAVYWVIYRPIHELRIGTEKLATGDMDYRIQLNRKDTLGDLANSFNYMAENLKTAYGELKEWSETLEERVQDKAAELESIHKELLHVERMTSLGKMSATVAHELNNPISGIVNYAKLLQRKVDRTMPEAPEKTQIIERLDLIRAEGLRCGNIVKNLLLFARGSSAHFQENRLREIVDRAVSLVHHHTELAGIDTSVDIDIQPGTLVCDFDQLLQAMIALLMNAIEAMPHGGKLTISATNQKENVLLSVRDSGPGIPDEIKDKIFEPFFSTKNDNKGVGLGLAVVYGIVQRHRGKIWVETPLSGGTIFQILLPLQQEKSVSNTVVET; encoded by the coding sequence ATGAAAAAGCACATCTACCGGAATTTGAAACTGTTTGTCCGCACGTTAAGTTTCAAACTATTTTTGGTCTTTTTTCTGATCATCGGTGTGCTGTTTGCCATTTATACCCGGCTGAACCACAACCTGCAAATGGATATATTTGAGGAAATGGTTCAGCACAGCGCCTATCGCAGCGGCGATCTGATCAAATATTCCCTCCATCGGTTAATGCTCCTCAACACCCGCGACGACCTCGATGCGACCATCAAAACCATCGGCGATGAACCGGGCATCGAACATATTCGCATCTACAATAAAGAAGGTGAAATCTCGTTTTCGAATATCGATTCGGAAATCGGCGAAGCGGTTGACATGAAGGCGGAAGCCTGTTTTGTCTGCCATTCTGTGGAAGAGCCGTTCAAGGAATTGCCGGTCGAACTGAAATCCCGTGTGTTCCAAAGCCCGGACGATCAGCACCGGATTATGGGGTTGATCATCCCCATTTATAACGATTTGGAATGCAGCAACGCCGATTGCCACGCCCACGATGAAGACCAGGTTGTGCTGGGGATTATGGACGTGCAAATGTCCATGAAAGAAATGGACGAGGCAATTACCGATGGCGAAAATGAGGCGTTATCCATCGGATTTTCCATTTTACTGATCAGCATCGCGATGGTGGCGTTGGCGGTTTACTGGGTCATTTATCGCCCGATTCACGAACTGCGCATCGGCACAGAAAAACTCGCGACCGGCGATATGGATTATCGCATTCAGCTGAATAGAAAAGACACGCTCGGCGATCTCGCCAATTCATTTAATTACATGGCGGAAAACCTGAAAACAGCTTACGGCGAACTCAAAGAATGGTCCGAAACGCTGGAAGAACGGGTGCAGGATAAAGCCGCCGAGCTGGAAAGCATCCACAAAGAATTGCTGCATGTGGAACGCATGACGTCACTCGGAAAAATGTCCGCAACGGTGGCGCATGAGCTCAACAACCCAATTTCCGGGATTGTCAATTACGCCAAATTGCTCCAGCGAAAAGTGGACCGCACCATGCCCGAGGCACCGGAAAAAACACAAATTATCGAACGGCTGGATTTGATTCGCGCAGAAGGATTGCGTTGCGGCAACATCGTAAAAAATTTGCTGCTGTTTGCTCGCGGATCATCCGCACATTTTCAGGAAAACCGGTTGCGGGAAATTGTGGATCGAGCGGTCAGCCTGGTGCATCACCACACAGAACTTGCCGGTATCGACACTTCTGTTGACATCGACATTCAACCGGGAACGCTGGTTTGCGATTTCGATCAATTGTTGCAAGCGATGATTGCGTTGCTGATGAACGCCATCGAAGCGATGCCGCACGGTGGCAAACTGACCATCTCCGCAACAAATCAGAAAGAAAATGTTCTGCTTTCCGTTCGCGATAGCGGTCCCGGCATTCCCGATGAAATTAAGGATAAAATTTTCGAGCCGTTTTTCAGCACAAAAAATGACAACAAAGGCGTGGGGCTGGGTTTGGCTGTGGTTTACGGCATCGTGCAGCGCCATCGCGGAAAAATATGGGTGGAAACGCCACTATCGGGCGGTACAATATTTCAGATATTGCTGCCGTTGCAACAGGAAAAATCGGTTTCAAACACAGTTGTTGAGACATGA
- the hemH gene encoding ferrochelatase: protein MKYSENKRGVLLVNLGSPDSTSVADVRKYLREFLMDARVIDAPYPIRKMIVELFILPFRPKNSAHAYQTIWWDEGSPLIVLSQRLHNGVQEKLEIPVELGMRYGNPSIESGIRKLINQGVQEIFLFPLYPHYAMATYETVVVEAERVLKKLKSGVKLTKQPPFFDHPGYISALFESAKAYLEKEFDYLLFSYHGVPERHCKKTDPTGEHCFKVDNCCEVPSPAHLTCYRHQVFRSTEEFVKLANIPKEKYSVAFQSRLGMDAWLQPATAEEVLRLAENGVKKLLVMCPAFVSDCLETLEEIGIGVKQSFLDAGGEEFTMIPCMNDHPEWVAQLAEWCEVESPVEK, encoded by the coding sequence ATGAAATATTCAGAAAATAAACGAGGCGTATTGTTGGTGAATCTCGGTTCGCCGGATTCGACGAGTGTCGCGGATGTTCGCAAGTATCTGCGCGAATTTTTGATGGATGCGCGTGTCATCGATGCCCCGTATCCCATTCGCAAAATGATTGTGGAGCTGTTCATTCTGCCCTTTCGCCCGAAAAATTCAGCGCACGCATATCAAACCATTTGGTGGGACGAAGGCTCACCGCTGATTGTGCTCAGCCAACGCCTGCACAACGGCGTGCAGGAAAAGCTGGAAATTCCCGTCGAATTGGGTATGCGCTATGGCAACCCGTCCATCGAAAGCGGCATTCGCAAGCTGATAAATCAGGGTGTGCAGGAAATTTTTCTGTTTCCGCTGTATCCGCATTACGCAATGGCAACTTACGAAACCGTGGTTGTGGAAGCCGAACGGGTGCTGAAAAAATTGAAATCCGGCGTCAAATTGACCAAACAACCGCCGTTTTTTGATCATCCGGGTTACATTTCCGCGCTGTTCGAAAGTGCCAAAGCATATCTGGAAAAAGAGTTTGATTATCTGTTGTTCAGTTATCACGGCGTGCCGGAACGCCATTGCAAAAAAACCGATCCCACCGGCGAACATTGTTTTAAAGTTGACAATTGTTGCGAAGTGCCGTCACCGGCACATTTGACCTGTTACCGGCATCAGGTATTCCGCAGCACCGAAGAATTTGTGAAATTGGCAAATATTCCCAAAGAAAAATATTCGGTAGCGTTCCAGTCGCGATTGGGAATGGACGCATGGTTGCAACCGGCAACTGCGGAAGAAGTGCTGCGTCTGGCGGAAAACGGCGTCAAAAAACTGCTGGTGATGTGCCCGGCGTTTGTTTCCGATTGCCTCGAAACGTTGGAAGAAATTGGCATTGGCGTCAAACAATCGTTTCTGGATGCCGGCGGCGAAGAATTTACCATGATTCCCTGCATGAACGATCACCCGGAATGGGTTGCGCAACTTGCAGAATGGTGCGAAGTTGAAAGCCCTGTTGAAAAATAA
- the hemL gene encoding glutamate-1-semialdehyde 2,1-aminomutase: protein MRNTEKSKLLFQRAAKVLPGGVNSPVRAFKSVGGEPIFFERAEGAYLFDADGNKYIDYVGSWGPMIVGFSHPQVIDAIRETAQKAVSFGASTELEIDLAEKVIDMVPSIEMVRMVNSGTEATMSAIRLARGYTGRHKIIKFSGCYHGHADSFLIQAGSGATTLGVPNSPGVTPGSAADTLIAQFNSMTSVQRLIDENPAEIAAIIVEPIAGNMGLVLPKDNFLQQLRDVCTKSGIVLIFDEVMTGFRVARGGVQERYGVTPDMTTLGKIIGGGLPVGAYGGKKEIMEMVAPVGPVYQAGTLSGNPLAMRAGLETLKLIDQPGFYESLETKSAKLANGVRQNMEKLGVDFYQSRCGSMGCLFFYPEPVHDYETAVKSDTAAYGKYFNSLLQNGVYFAPAQFEAFFVSAAHSDDDIEKTIEANFIALQKAISK from the coding sequence ATGCGTAACACAGAAAAAAGCAAATTATTATTTCAACGCGCCGCGAAAGTATTGCCCGGCGGTGTGAATTCACCGGTTCGGGCGTTCAAATCAGTTGGTGGCGAACCCATCTTTTTCGAACGCGCCGAAGGTGCGTATTTGTTCGATGCGGATGGGAATAAATACATCGATTACGTTGGCTCCTGGGGACCGATGATCGTGGGTTTTTCCCACCCGCAAGTGATTGACGCGATTCGCGAAACCGCCCAAAAAGCGGTCAGTTTTGGCGCATCCACTGAACTTGAAATCGATTTGGCGGAAAAAGTGATCGACATGGTGCCATCCATCGAAATGGTGCGGATGGTCAACTCCGGCACAGAAGCCACAATGAGCGCCATACGGTTGGCGCGCGGTTACACGGGACGTCACAAAATTATCAAATTCAGCGGTTGTTATCACGGGCATGCAGATAGTTTTCTGATTCAGGCCGGTTCCGGCGCAACCACGCTCGGCGTGCCGAACAGTCCCGGCGTAACACCCGGCAGTGCGGCAGATACGCTGATCGCGCAATTCAACAGCATGACATCAGTTCAGCGATTGATCGATGAAAATCCCGCAGAAATTGCTGCAATTATCGTCGAGCCGATTGCCGGAAATATGGGGCTGGTGCTCCCGAAAGACAATTTTCTGCAGCAATTGCGCGATGTGTGCACCAAAAGCGGCATCGTGCTGATTTTTGACGAAGTGATGACCGGTTTCCGGGTTGCGCGCGGCGGCGTTCAGGAACGTTATGGCGTCACGCCGGATATGACGACACTCGGCAAAATTATCGGCGGCGGGCTGCCGGTGGGCGCATACGGCGGTAAAAAGGAAATCATGGAAATGGTCGCGCCGGTCGGACCGGTGTATCAGGCGGGCACGCTTTCCGGTAATCCATTGGCGATGCGCGCCGGTTTGGAAACGCTGAAACTCATCGACCAACCGGGATTTTACGAATCGCTGGAAACCAAATCTGCAAAACTGGCCAACGGCGTTCGCCAGAATATGGAAAAGCTGGGTGTCGATTTTTATCAATCCCGTTGCGGGTCGATGGGCTGTTTGTTTTTCTACCCCGAACCGGTTCACGATTACGAAACTGCAGTGAAATCCGATACAGCCGCATACGGTAAATACTTTAATTCACTGCTGCAAAACGGCGTATATTTTGCACCTGCACAATTTGAGGCATTTTTCGTATCTGCAGCGCACAGCGATGACGATATCGAAAAAACTATCGAGGCAAATTTTATCGCTTTGCAAAAAGCAATTTCGAAATAA